A window of Clostridium botulinum BKT015925 contains these coding sequences:
- the mnmA gene encoding tRNA 2-thiouridine(34) synthase MnmA, which translates to MNKKVAIGLSGGVDSSVAAYLLKEKGYDLIGITMKVSDVDVSEDAAKVAEKLDIPYHILDLRDEFKNRVIDNFAEEYLQGRTPNPCAMCNKYIKFGVLLEKAKELGADYIATGHYARVEEHNGRYLVLNAKDDKKDQTYMFYSLTQDVLKHILMPCGEYTKVQIREIARNLGLEVHDKKESMDICFIPDNDHGKYIQGLECKNRIKAGNFVDKEGNILGKHKGLIYYTIGQRKGLGLSLGKPGFVIDIIPERNEVVVGDESEIFNSGLIAKDVNFIPFDLLENPMEVEAKIRYSTTKSKATIIPFEDGKIKVMFNDKQRAITKGQRVVFYIQDMLVGGGTIEDIVK; encoded by the coding sequence ATGAATAAAAAAGTAGCTATAGGATTAAGTGGTGGAGTTGACAGTTCTGTAGCAGCATATCTTTTAAAAGAAAAAGGATATGATTTAATAGGTATAACAATGAAAGTATCAGATGTTGATGTTTCAGAAGATGCTGCAAAAGTTGCAGAAAAATTAGATATACCATATCATATTTTAGATTTAAGAGATGAATTTAAAAATCGTGTTATAGATAATTTTGCTGAAGAATATTTACAAGGAAGGACACCTAATCCTTGTGCTATGTGCAATAAATATATTAAGTTTGGTGTATTGCTAGAAAAAGCCAAAGAACTAGGTGCCGATTATATAGCTACAGGACATTATGCAAGAGTTGAAGAGCATAATGGTAGATACTTAGTTTTAAATGCTAAAGATGATAAAAAGGATCAAACATATATGTTTTATAGCTTAACACAAGATGTTTTAAAGCATATATTAATGCCTTGTGGAGAATATACTAAGGTACAAATAAGAGAAATTGCTAGAAATTTAGGTTTAGAAGTTCATGATAAAAAAGAAAGTATGGATATATGTTTTATACCGGACAATGATCATGGGAAATACATCCAAGGATTAGAGTGTAAAAATAGAATTAAAGCTGGTAATTTTGTAGATAAAGAAGGAAATATATTAGGAAAACATAAAGGATTAATATACTATACTATAGGACAAAGAAAGGGACTTGGATTATCACTTGGTAAACCTGGATTTGTTATAGATATTATTCCAGAAAGAAATGAAGTAGTTGTTGGAGATGAGTCTGAAATTTTTAATAGTGGACTTATTGCAAAAGATGTTAATTTTATTCCATTTGATTTATTAGAAAATCCAATGGAAGTTGAAGCTAAAATAAGATATTCAACAACTAAAAGCAAGGCTACTATAATACCTTTTGAAGATGGAAAAATTAAAGTTATGTTTAATGATAAACAAAGGGCAATAACTAAAGGTCAAAGAGTTGTTTTCTATATTCAAGATATGTTAGTAGGCGGAGGAACTATTGAAGATATAGTTAAATAA
- the nifU gene encoding Fe-S cluster assembly scaffold protein NifU, with the protein MYSEKVMDHFRNPRNVGEIENPSGVGEVGNPQCGDIMKIYLEVEDNIIKDVKFKTFGCGSAIASSSMATELVKGKTLEDAWKLTNKAVAEALEGLPPVKMHCSVLAEEAIHTAINDYRVKQGLEPWKMKVHSDHIHDEVHGK; encoded by the coding sequence ATGTATAGTGAAAAAGTAATGGATCATTTTAGAAATCCTAGAAATGTTGGAGAAATAGAAAATCCAAGTGGAGTTGGAGAAGTTGGTAATCCACAATGTGGAGACATAATGAAAATATATTTAGAAGTTGAAGACAATATAATAAAAGATGTAAAATTTAAAACATTTGGATGTGGATCGGCTATAGCATCCTCAAGTATGGCAACAGAACTTGTAAAAGGAAAAACTTTAGAAGATGCTTGGAAGTTAACTAATAAAGCAGTTGCAGAAGCTTTAGAAGGACTTCCACCAGTTAAAATGCATTGTTCTGTTCTTGCAGAAGAAGCAATTCATACAGCTATAAATGATTATAGAGTTAAACAAGGACTTGAACCTTGGAAAATGAAAGTGCATTCAGATCACATTCACGATGAAGTACATGGAAAATAA
- the nifS gene encoding cysteine desulfurase NifS, whose amino-acid sequence MDKKIYMDYSATTYTKPEVLKEMLPYFTENYGNPSSLYTLSDLNRKAINTARSRVAKAINAEVDEICFTSGGCESDNWALKGVAFSRKNKGNHIITTSIEHHAILNSCKFLEKNGFEITYLPVNEEGLVNPEDIKNAITDKTILVSIMFANNEIGAIQPIKEIGAICRENKVLFHTDAVQAVGHIPVDVKEMNIDLLSMAAHKFYGPKGVGALYIRRGVKIENLIHGGGQERNRRASTENIAGIVGMGKAIEIAINEMPQESKRLEALRDKLIKEFSEKIPYAKLNGPEGDKRLPGNVNMSFIGIEGETLLLDLDYIGVYASTGSACASSDLSASHVLLSIGLDHGVAHGSLRLSLGETNNDDDVNYVIENLPEIIKRRRDMSPYWEEFLKEKGER is encoded by the coding sequence GAGAATTATGGAAATCCATCTTCTTTGTATACTCTTTCAGATTTAAATAGAAAGGCAATAAATACTGCGAGAAGTAGAGTTGCTAAAGCTATTAATGCTGAAGTTGATGAAATATGTTTTACAAGCGGTGGATGTGAATCTGATAATTGGGCACTTAAGGGAGTAGCATTTTCAAGGAAAAATAAAGGAAATCATATAATTACTACTTCGATAGAGCATCATGCTATATTAAATAGCTGTAAGTTTTTAGAAAAGAATGGATTTGAAATAACTTATTTACCAGTAAATGAAGAAGGATTAGTGAATCCAGAAGATATAAAAAATGCTATTACAGATAAAACAATATTAGTTTCTATCATGTTTGCAAATAATGAAATTGGGGCAATACAGCCTATAAAAGAAATAGGAGCTATTTGTAGAGAAAATAAAGTATTATTCCATACAGATGCGGTTCAAGCTGTAGGACATATTCCTGTAGATGTAAAAGAAATGAACATAGATTTACTTTCTATGGCAGCTCATAAATTTTATGGTCCTAAAGGGGTAGGAGCACTTTATATAAGACGTGGAGTTAAAATCGAAAATTTAATCCATGGTGGTGGTCAAGAAAGAAATAGAAGAGCAAGTACAGAAAACATAGCAGGAATAGTAGGTATGGGTAAGGCAATAGAGATAGCTATAAATGAAATGCCACAAGAATCAAAGAGATTAGAGGCTCTTAGAGATAAATTGATTAAAGAGTTTAGTGAAAAAATACCTTATGCAAAATTAAATGGACCAGAAGGTGATAAAAGACTTCCTGGAAATGTTAATATGAGTTTTATTGGTATAGAAGGTGAAACACTATTACTTGATTTAGACTATATAGGTGTTTATGCATCTACAGGAAGTGCATGTGCATCAAGTGATTTATCAGCTTCACATGTATTGCTTTCAATAGGATTAGATCATGGTGTGGCACATGGTTCATTAAGATTAAGTTTAGGTGAAACTAATAATGATGATGATGTAAACTATGTTATAGAAAATCTTCCTGAAATAATCAAAAGAAGAAGAGATATGTCACCTTATTGGGAAGAATTTTTAAAAGAGAAAGGGGAAAGATAA